The following are encoded together in the Blastocatellia bacterium genome:
- a CDS encoding MotA/TolQ/ExbB proton channel family protein: protein MLFTKLTLMSYQLAFFFQEGQTEDFTMWGMIQKMGWTARAVAIILAFMSMYSIAVMIERFLTYKAARDQSREFAPRVAQALKDNRIEEAINISDRHRKSHLAIVVNAGLQEFQAHQMSNEISGDIIDASKRALQRATAVKSAEFKRGLSALATIGSTAPFVGLFGTVVGIINAFTGMKAAESAGISAVAGGISEALVETAFGLIVAIPAVWMYNYFQGKVDSFQVEMDNSSSELIDYFLKRRGAR, encoded by the coding sequence ATGCTTTTTACTAAACTTACCTTAATGAGTTACCAATTGGCTTTTTTCTTCCAAGAAGGCCAAACCGAAGACTTTACAATGTGGGGCATGATTCAAAAGATGGGTTGGACAGCCCGTGCAGTTGCTATCATCCTTGCTTTTATGTCAATGTATTCAATCGCAGTAATGATTGAAAGATTTCTTACCTATAAAGCTGCTCGTGACCAATCTCGTGAGTTTGCGCCTAGAGTAGCACAAGCCTTAAAAGACAATCGTATTGAAGAAGCTATCAATATTTCTGACCGTCATCGTAAAAGCCACTTAGCTATTGTTGTTAATGCTGGTTTACAAGAATTCCAAGCTCATCAAATGAGCAATGAAATATCTGGTGATATTATTGATGCTTCTAAGCGAGCATTACAACGTGCAACTGCTGTAAAATCAGCCGAATTTAAACGTGGTCTCTCTGCTCTAGCTACAATTGGTTCAACTGCTCCATTCGTAGGTTTATTTGGTACTGTAGTAGGTATCATTAATGCTTTTACTGGAATGAAAGCTGCTGAATCTGCTGGTATTTCTGCTGTTGCTGGTGGTATTTCTGAAGCTTTGGTTGAAACAGCATTTGGTTTGATTGTGGCTATTCCTGCTGTATGGATGTATAACTATTTCCAAGGTAAAGTAGATTCTTTCCAAGTAGAAATGGACAATTCTTCAAGCGAATTAATTGATTACTTCCTAAAGAGAAGAGGAGCAAGATAA
- a CDS encoding biopolymer transporter ExbD, which translates to MGMSAGGSGGFTSEINVTPMVDVMLVLLIIFMVVTPMLQSGVTVVMPKAKTPKKTLISIKKQQWLLLFLPMDNFILAKN; encoded by the coding sequence ATGGGAATGTCAGCAGGCGGTAGTGGCGGTTTTACGTCAGAAATAAATGTTACCCCAATGGTTGATGTTATGTTGGTCTTGTTAATTATCTTTATGGTAGTAACACCAATGTTACAATCCGGTGTTACGGTAGTAATGCCAAAAGCAAAAACTCCCAAGAAGACCCTGATATCAATAAAGAAACAGCAGTGGTTGTTGCTATTCCTGCCGATGGACAATTTTATCTTGGCAAAGAATTAA
- a CDS encoding biopolymer transporter ExbD yields MVVAIPADGQFYLGKELIAKERLTEKIKAMMENRKIDDRVVYIKGGALVSYGSIVDTISSIRESGIDRIGLVTDKEKEKAPGAASN; encoded by the coding sequence GTGGTTGTTGCTATTCCTGCCGATGGACAATTTTATCTTGGCAAAGAATTAATTGCTAAAGAACGATTAACGGAAAAAATAAAAGCAATGATGGAAAACCGTAAAATAGATGATCGTGTTGTTTATATAAAAGGTGGAGCATTAGTTAGTTACGGTTCAATTGTTGACACTATTTCTTCTATTCGTGAATCTGGAATTGATCGCATTGGTTTAGTAACAGATAAAGAGAAAGAAAAAGCTCCAGGTGCTGCAAGCAATTAA
- a CDS encoding biopolymer transporter ExbD gives MSMSAGGGGGNAKPDINVTPLIDVLLVLLIIFMVITPLKPHKFETKVPEKPPEEIDPNIQPDPSLLVVTISKDRKIELNSQAMDEEQLGTRLSDELSKRPTDKKTLFIKAPKTINYGYIVQIIDIVKGAGAEPIGLQIDYLDEPVS, from the coding sequence ATGAGTATGTCGGCTGGTGGCGGTGGTGGTAATGCAAAACCTGATATAAATGTAACACCATTAATTGATGTTTTGCTGGTACTTCTAATTATTTTTATGGTTATTACCCCATTAAAACCACATAAATTTGAAACTAAAGTACCAGAAAAACCACCAGAAGAAATTGATCCTAATATTCAACCTGACCCTAGTTTGCTAGTAGTTACTATTAGTAAAGATCGTAAGATTGAACTTAATAGCCAAGCAATGGATGAAGAACAACTAGGAACTAGATTATCAGATGAATTAAGTAAGCGTCCTACAGATAAAAAGACGCTTTTTATTAAAGCTCCTAAAACTATTAACTATGGTTATATAGTTCAAATTATTGACATAGTAAAAGGTGCTGGAGCAGAACCTATTGGACTACAAATAGATTACCTCGATGAACCAGTATCGTAA
- a CDS encoding bifunctional (p)ppGpp synthetase/guanosine-3',5'-bis(diphosphate) 3'-pyrophosphohydrolase, producing the protein MIRFEDILNKVEGYYKAEDIHLLRAAYLFSAMVHKGQVRKSGEPYLAHPLEVANILAELHLDVICVATGLLHDVVEDTATTLEEIEQRFGKEIAHLVDGLTKISQIGYASREESQAETVRKMLLAMIDDIRVVLVKLVDRLHNMRTLEYLPAEKRRRKAEETLDIYAPIAHRLGMGKIRSELEDLAFRYLYPNDYSNLQAVVERRRPELEKNIEEIKTIISKKMIEAGVPLVRIESRVKRVYSIFLKLKRQKITIDQVYDLMAIRLITSNIRDCYGALGVIHNLWKPIPGRFKDWIAIPRDNMYQSLHTSIVTESGQSVEVQIRTEEMHRVAEEGIAAHWKYKEKKLGKHTDDETFVWLKRLVEWQQEVPDAREFIDGLKLDLYPQDVYAFTPKGKVIELPRGATPVDFAYAIHTDVGHHCTGAKVNGRIVSLRYQLRNGDVVEVITQNNAHPSRDWLKFVTTGRARNKIRKYITDNERERALEIGKKLFEKESERFKLSLKKLLNDGEMQRIAPEYGLQRAEDLIAAIGYGKVSARGVIAKLMPAEEFARLDQAKETKLGQVIKKVFRIGGDRIKVQGIDDLMLYRARCCNPIRGEKIIGYITRGKGVAVHTTGCPNAKNLMVNKERTIDVDWLAEDQQASYPVTISVITENRQGLLAAVTSAISNIKTDIRDAHAALSADGHGIMDITTEVYDVKHLERVIKAVKSVDGVLEVERTSHY; encoded by the coding sequence ATGATTAGATTTGAAGATATATTAAATAAAGTAGAAGGCTATTATAAGGCAGAAGATATACATCTACTTCGTGCCGCTTATCTTTTTTCTGCTATGGTTCATAAGGGCCAAGTTCGTAAATCTGGTGAACCTTACTTAGCACATCCTTTAGAAGTGGCTAATATACTAGCGGAATTACACTTGGATGTAATTTGTGTTGCTACAGGTCTCTTACACGATGTTGTAGAAGATACAGCAACAACACTTGAGGAAATTGAGCAGCGTTTTGGTAAAGAAATTGCTCACTTAGTTGATGGTTTAACTAAAATTTCTCAAATAGGTTACGCTTCCCGAGAAGAAAGCCAAGCTGAAACTGTACGTAAAATGCTACTAGCTATGATTGATGATATAAGAGTTGTGCTAGTTAAGTTAGTTGACCGTTTGCATAATATGCGTACACTTGAATATCTGCCAGCCGAAAAACGACGGCGTAAAGCGGAAGAAACCCTAGATATTTATGCTCCTATTGCTCATCGGCTGGGTATGGGAAAAATACGAAGCGAACTAGAAGACTTAGCTTTTAGATACTTATACCCCAATGATTATAGTAATTTACAAGCAGTTGTTGAACGTAGAAGACCAGAATTAGAAAAAAATATTGAAGAAATTAAAACTATCATTAGCAAAAAAATGATAGAAGCAGGAGTCCCATTAGTAAGAATCGAGTCCAGAGTTAAGCGGGTATACAGTATATTTCTTAAGCTTAAGCGACAAAAAATTACTATTGACCAAGTTTATGATTTAATGGCAATACGCTTAATTACTAGTAATATTAGGGATTGTTATGGGGCATTAGGTGTAATTCATAATTTATGGAAACCTATACCAGGACGTTTTAAGGATTGGATTGCTATTCCACGTGATAATATGTACCAATCCCTACATACTTCTATAGTAACAGAGTCAGGGCAATCTGTTGAAGTACAAATACGTACAGAAGAAATGCACAGAGTAGCAGAAGAAGGTATTGCTGCTCATTGGAAATACAAAGAAAAAAAATTAGGCAAACATACTGATGATGAAACTTTTGTTTGGTTAAAACGTCTGGTAGAATGGCAACAAGAAGTTCCTGATGCAAGAGAATTTATTGATGGGCTTAAGTTAGATTTATATCCTCAAGATGTTTATGCTTTTACTCCAAAAGGTAAAGTTATTGAACTACCTAGAGGGGCAACACCTGTAGATTTTGCTTATGCAATTCATACTGATGTAGGTCATCACTGCACAGGTGCAAAAGTAAATGGTCGCATTGTATCTCTACGCTATCAACTAAGAAACGGGGATGTAGTAGAAGTCATAACACAAAATAACGCACATCCTTCTAGGGATTGGTTAAAGTTTGTTACTACAGGCCGAGCGCGAAATAAAATTAGAAAATATATTACTGATAATGAGCGTGAAAGAGCTTTAGAAATAGGTAAAAAGTTATTTGAAAAAGAATCTGAACGCTTTAAATTAAGTTTAAAGAAATTGCTTAATGATGGAGAAATGCAGCGTATAGCCCCAGAATATGGACTACAAAGGGCAGAAGATTTAATTGCTGCTATTGGATATGGTAAAGTATCGGCACGAGGTGTTATTGCTAAATTAATGCCTGCCGAAGAATTTGCTCGCCTAGATCAAGCTAAAGAAACCAAGCTTGGTCAAGTTATAAAGAAAGTTTTTCGTATTGGTGGGGATCGCATTAAAGTTCAAGGAATTGATGATTTAATGCTTTACCGGGCGCGTTGCTGTAATCCAATACGAGGAGAAAAAATAATAGGTTATATTACTCGTGGCAAAGGGGTTGCTGTTCATACTACAGGTTGCCCTAATGCAAAAAATTTAATGGTCAACAAAGAACGTACAATAGATGTTGATTGGTTGGCTGAAGACCAGCAAGCTTCTTATCCAGTGACTATTTCCGTGATAACAGAAAATCGCCAAGGCTTACTTGCGGCTGTAACTTCAGCTATTTCAAATATTAAAACTGATATTCGAGATGCTCATGCTGCTCTTTCTGCTGATGGACATGGAATAATGGATATTACTACAGAAGTTTATGATGTAAAACATTTAGAGCGAGTAATTAAAGCTGTTAAATCTGTAGATGGAGTGCTTGAAGTTGAGCGTACAAGTCATTATTAG
- a CDS encoding RidA family protein, with protein MQKEAVKTDNAPQAIGPYSQAIKLGDLVFLSGQVHLDPATGQLVEGDITNQTQRVMENLQAVLLAAGSSFEKVVKTTIYLADMDDFAKVNEVYGRYFPSPQPARSTVAVARLPRDARIEIDLIAYV; from the coding sequence ATGCAAAAAGAAGCTGTTAAAACGGATAATGCACCGCAAGCAATAGGCCCATATTCCCAAGCAATAAAACTGGGCGATTTGGTTTTTTTGTCTGGACAAGTTCATTTAGATCCTGCTACAGGGCAATTAGTAGAAGGTGATATAACTAACCAAACTCAAAGAGTAATGGAAAACCTGCAAGCTGTTTTACTTGCAGCAGGTAGCAGTTTTGAAAAGGTAGTAAAAACAACAATTTATTTAGCTGATATGGATGATTTTGCTAAAGTAAATGAGGTTTATGGACGTTATTTTCCATCGCCTCAACCAGCTAGATCTACTGTAGCTGTTGCTAGGTTGCCAAGAGATGCTCGTATTGAAATAGACCTTATTGCTTACGTTTAA
- a CDS encoding AMP-binding protein yields MNLAKTFIDILQKEKDKVAFLAISANQEVIWQKNNQEILLEVSYWINALNNYSIVKGDMVAVSLGKSSNLVPVHIALLAIGAIIIPLNPALSAREIEQIFLIANIKLIISKSDLLMNYSNLVNSTSASWWLEGAEKVDLPNTFNFTNLLKDPSLKLLEEIESINKNDLALLLFTSGTTGKPKGVGITHSSLISNLSALLIDTWQCTSKDRLLHVLPPYHVHGLGLGIYGSLLIGNTCIFLEKFDPLVTLRAIKEQQISFFMGVPTMYHRMLQTEGEFDLSSMQLFTSGSAPLNQETFYHFKQRFGFTIVERYGLTETLFNASNPLDNPKANSVGQAIKGVELGIFDPQTFEKLVVNETGEIWVKGENVFQGYWQEPEITQDAFYQGWFRTGDLGKFDKDNYLFISGRIKELIIVGGNNVIPGEIEKVLSANPDVLECAVTAINDKDLGEKIIACIVAKETCNLLELETCLRKTCQQNLAPYKHPKGYKFVSSLPRNFMGKLERKKLVDLANS; encoded by the coding sequence ATGAACTTAGCAAAAACTTTTATAGATATATTACAGAAGGAAAAAGATAAAGTTGCTTTTTTAGCCATTTCAGCAAATCAAGAAGTCATTTGGCAAAAAAATAATCAAGAAATTTTATTAGAAGTTTCCTATTGGATAAATGCACTAAACAATTATTCTATTGTTAAAGGTGATATGGTTGCTGTATCTCTAGGAAAATCAAGCAATTTAGTCCCTGTACATATTGCTTTATTAGCTATAGGTGCCATTATCATTCCTCTTAACCCTGCTTTAAGTGCCAGAGAAATAGAACAAATTTTTTTAATAGCTAATATTAAGTTAATTATTAGCAAGTCAGATTTGTTAATGAATTATTCTAACTTAGTTAATTCTACTAGTGCTTCATGGTGGCTTGAAGGTGCTGAAAAAGTCGATTTACCTAATACTTTTAATTTTACAAATTTATTAAAAGATCCTTCTCTAAAACTATTAGAAGAAATAGAAAGTATTAATAAAAATGACTTAGCATTACTGCTTTTTACTAGTGGGACAACTGGTAAACCTAAAGGTGTTGGAATAACACATAGTAGCCTTATAAGTAATTTATCTGCTTTACTTATTGATACTTGGCAATGCACTAGTAAAGATAGACTACTACATGTTTTACCACCTTATCATGTTCATGGCTTAGGTTTAGGAATTTATGGTAGTTTGCTTATAGGAAACACTTGTATTTTTCTAGAAAAATTTGACCCTCTTGTAACTTTAAGAGCAATAAAAGAGCAACAAATTAGCTTTTTTATGGGTGTTCCAACAATGTACCACCGAATGTTACAAACAGAAGGCGAGTTTGACCTTAGCTCAATGCAGCTTTTTACTTCTGGTTCTGCTCCGCTTAATCAAGAAACTTTTTATCACTTTAAGCAAAGGTTTGGGTTTACAATTGTTGAACGCTATGGACTAACAGAAACTCTTTTTAATGCCTCTAATCCTCTAGATAACCCTAAAGCAAACAGTGTTGGACAAGCTATAAAAGGTGTAGAACTAGGTATTTTTGACCCTCAAACATTTGAAAAATTAGTAGTTAATGAAACTGGGGAAATTTGGGTTAAAGGTGAGAATGTTTTCCAAGGCTATTGGCAAGAACCTGAAATTACACAAGATGCTTTTTATCAAGGCTGGTTTCGTACTGGCGATTTAGGAAAATTTGATAAAGATAATTATTTATTTATCTCTGGCAGAATCAAAGAATTAATAATTGTTGGAGGAAACAATGTTATTCCAGGGGAAATAGAAAAAGTTTTGTCTGCAAATCCTGATGTTTTGGAATGTGCTGTAACAGCTATTAATGACAAGGATTTAGGAGAAAAGATAATTGCTTGTATTGTTGCTAAAGAAACTTGCAATTTATTAGAGCTAGAAACTTGCTTACGAAAAACTTGTCAGCAAAATCTAGCTCCCTACAAACACCCTAAAGGATATAAATTTGTTAGCTCTCTTCCCCGTAATTTTATGGGAAAACTAGAACGTAAAAAATTAGTTGATTTGGCTAATAGTTAA
- a CDS encoding Hsp20/alpha crystallin family protein, with amino-acid sequence MTKEMEKTTNIEPKEVAKGFFTPGFFLAPRNFFNTNPFELMKEFTKEMDKAFEGFGLEKTVDWKPAMEVFTKEGKYFIRTELPGMTREDVKVELEGNKLIIRGERKKEHKEEKEGYYRSEVNYGEFYRSVLLPEGVKFEEIEAKFNNGVLEVIMPVPEVKKVEPKAKEVLIGEAAKAAKV; translated from the coding sequence ATGACGAAAGAAATGGAAAAAACCACAAATATTGAGCCTAAAGAAGTTGCAAAAGGGTTCTTTACACCTGGATTTTTCCTAGCTCCAAGAAATTTCTTTAATACAAACCCTTTTGAACTTATGAAGGAGTTTACTAAAGAAATGGATAAAGCATTTGAAGGCTTTGGTTTAGAAAAGACTGTTGATTGGAAGCCTGCAATGGAAGTATTTACCAAAGAAGGAAAATACTTTATTCGTACTGAACTACCAGGGATGACAAGAGAGGATGTAAAAGTTGAACTAGAAGGCAATAAGTTAATTATCCGTGGTGAACGTAAGAAAGAGCATAAGGAGGAAAAAGAAGGCTATTATCGTTCAGAAGTTAACTATGGTGAATTCTATCGAAGCGTTTTACTTCCTGAAGGTGTAAAATTTGAAGAAATAGAAGCCAAGTTTAACAACGGAGTCTTAGAAGTTATTATGCCAGTTCCTGAAGTTAAAAAAGTAGAGCCAAAAGCAAAAGAAGTTCTTATTGGTGAAGCAGCCAAAGCAGCTAAAGTATAA
- a CDS encoding DUF4405 domain-containing protein, whose amino-acid sequence MNKPKVNFIIDSVAFLLFLLLATTGIIIRYLLPPGSGQFKGILGFSRHQWGDIHFWIAIAILLVISTHLFTHWEWIVCLIKGRKKKNIKNACCYGNKCCNFTSNYDF is encoded by the coding sequence ATGAATAAACCAAAAGTAAACTTTATTATTGACTCTGTAGCTTTTTTGCTATTTTTGTTATTAGCAACAACTGGGATAATTATTCGCTATTTACTCCCTCCTGGAAGTGGTCAATTCAAAGGTATTTTAGGCTTTAGCAGGCATCAATGGGGCGATATTCATTTTTGGATTGCAATAGCAATTCTACTAGTAATTAGTACACATTTATTCACCCATTGGGAATGGATTGTATGTTTAATTAAAGGTCGCAAAAAGAAAAATATAAAAAATGCGTGTTGCTATGGCAATAAGTGCTGTAATTTTACTAGTAATTATGATTTCTAG
- a CDS encoding glycosyltransferase — MLVLAAIIGTSFSVVIILIGELFNPVIALIIKYTNLDSNLFLNSQIESYLLAIAPLCAIVPMQLCIEQICQGLNHIRSLSLLRILLPITTLINIIILFSLNQLTVLTAMFSSLIAIIISCGIVILLLKPSFTGIKENIKQIISETKRFGFDIYFGRITTMLSTKLDGILIPLFLGATTLGFYNLAQKFAEPLTNLSRSMAITRFKNFANEPSVKPLIIQSNLLLLSLGAISLVLIGPYLLILIYTSKYAYATKLLPAFAVAAFFGGLFQPYNTFLSAHSRGSELRNISVFIGVLNVISLFFVLPRFGAMGAAWMLAIASASNFTLHYYYYKIVCQETNKKIHITMIDLSNDTKTGIEWVKGKFGDVELDLVNKSEIRSGSQLARLWQMRNTARDIFIIFCDRLEWQTRRTPMLIFGLLIGCKECWLVDAHNRSETHSRAKIIFIKIPHLFIEAVGSFLVIGLSWFLTTLLAILVKLKPISWTAKSGLPKITFIRTTPTSGAQTGGANSHINGFTKGIIENGAKMQFISNDGISGINKEETPITVIEPSAFFNAHRMIFELWNNLAFSFQALRKIKADPPDFIYQRYSRFTWAGVFISWLTKIPLLLEFNGSEVWVGRHWDDASLLWLLEKFENLNLQAAQLIFVVSEVEKNNLIKAGVPSQKVVVNFNGVDPEMFRPNQGGEQVRTQLGIADKTVVGFVGTFGPWHGVLVLAEAISRLPKDSNCHFLLIGEGSLKSKVEEILKKNNALDRVTLTGRLSHRLVPSYLDACDILVSPHVPMEDGSDFFGSPTKLFEYMAMAKPIVASRLGQIADVIEDGKNGYLIEPGNIDMLVETLAKLSAKPTECKRLGEQARQDVIANYTWKRNAGRVLEAYSLHK, encoded by the coding sequence TTGCTAGTTTTAGCTGCAATAATAGGCACTTCTTTTAGCGTTGTAATTATTTTAATTGGAGAGCTTTTTAACCCAGTTATAGCATTAATAATTAAATATACAAACCTAGATTCTAATTTATTTCTTAATTCACAGATAGAAAGTTACTTACTAGCTATTGCTCCTCTATGTGCTATAGTGCCTATGCAACTATGTATTGAGCAAATTTGTCAAGGCTTAAACCACATTCGATCATTATCTTTATTAAGAATTTTACTTCCAATCACAACCTTAATAAATATAATAATTTTATTTTCTCTTAATCAATTAACAGTCCTAACAGCAATGTTTTCATCACTTATAGCAATTATTATTTCTTGTGGAATAGTAATTTTGTTGTTGAAACCCTCTTTTACAGGAATAAAAGAAAACATTAAACAAATAATTTCAGAAACTAAGCGATTTGGATTTGATATTTATTTTGGTCGTATTACCACAATGCTTTCTACTAAGCTAGATGGAATATTAATTCCATTATTTTTAGGAGCAACTACATTAGGTTTCTATAACTTAGCACAAAAATTTGCTGAACCTCTAACTAATCTTTCTCGCTCAATGGCAATTACTCGTTTTAAGAATTTTGCTAATGAGCCTAGTGTCAAACCTCTTATTATTCAATCTAATTTGTTACTCCTTAGTTTAGGAGCAATTAGCTTAGTTTTAATTGGCCCTTATTTATTAATCCTTATCTACACATCAAAATATGCTTATGCAACTAAACTTTTACCTGCATTTGCTGTAGCAGCATTTTTTGGCGGCTTATTTCAACCTTACAATACTTTTCTTTCCGCCCACAGCCGAGGCAGCGAATTACGCAATATTTCGGTTTTTATTGGTGTGCTTAATGTTATTAGTCTGTTTTTTGTCCTACCCCGTTTTGGAGCAATGGGAGCCGCTTGGATGCTAGCAATAGCTTCAGCTAGCAATTTTACTCTACATTATTATTACTATAAGATTGTTTGTCAGGAAACAAATAAAAAAATTCATATCACAATGATTGACCTGTCTAATGATACAAAAACTGGTATTGAGTGGGTTAAAGGTAAATTTGGAGATGTAGAATTAGATTTAGTTAATAAATCTGAGATTCGTTCTGGCTCTCAATTAGCTAGACTTTGGCAAATGAGAAACACAGCGCGAGATATTTTTATTATTTTCTGTGATCGTTTAGAGTGGCAAACCCGCCGCACTCCTATGCTAATTTTTGGGCTGCTAATTGGTTGTAAAGAATGCTGGTTAGTTGATGCTCATAATCGTTCAGAAACTCATTCTCGTGCAAAAATTATTTTTATTAAAATCCCACATTTATTTATTGAAGCCGTAGGATCTTTTCTAGTAATTGGGCTTTCCTGGTTTTTAACAACATTGCTAGCAATTTTAGTTAAATTAAAGCCAATAAGTTGGACAGCTAAATCAGGACTGCCTAAAATTACTTTTATTCGTACTACCCCAACTAGCGGAGCGCAAACAGGTGGAGCAAATAGCCATATCAATGGTTTTACTAAAGGAATTATTGAAAATGGCGCAAAAATGCAATTTATTTCTAATGATGGTATTTCTGGTATTAATAAAGAAGAAACTCCAATTACAGTAATAGAACCGTCTGCGTTTTTTAATGCTCACCGAATGATTTTTGAGTTATGGAATAACTTAGCTTTTTCTTTTCAAGCACTTAGAAAAATTAAAGCTGATCCTCCAGATTTTATTTACCAACGTTATAGCCGTTTCACTTGGGCAGGTGTTTTTATTTCCTGGCTAACAAAAATTCCCTTACTACTTGAGTTTAACGGTTCAGAAGTTTGGGTAGGTCGTCATTGGGATGATGCAAGTTTGTTATGGCTACTAGAAAAATTTGAAAACCTTAATCTTCAAGCAGCACAACTAATTTTTGTAGTTTCAGAAGTAGAAAAAAATAATTTAATTAAAGCTGGCGTGCCATCACAAAAAGTAGTAGTTAATTTTAATGGTGTTGACCCAGAAATGTTTCGCCCTAACCAAGGAGGCGAACAGGTACGCACCCAACTTGGTATTGCAGATAAAACTGTAGTTGGTTTTGTTGGTACATTTGGCCCTTGGCACGGTGTTTTAGTTTTAGCTGAAGCAATTTCTCGCTTACCTAAAGATTCTAATTGTCATTTTTTATTAATTGGCGAAGGTAGCTTAAAATCTAAGGTTGAAGAAATCTTAAAGAAAAATAATGCTTTAGACCGTGTAACTTTGACTGGTAGGTTAAGTCATCGCCTTGTACCTTCTTATTTAGACGCTTGTGATATTTTAGTTTCTCCTCATGTACCAATGGAAGATGGAAGTGATTTTTTTGGCTCTCCAACAAAACTTTTTGAATATATGGCAATGGCTAAACCTATTGTGGCTAGTCGCTTAGGCCAAATAGCTGATGTTATAGAAGATGGGAAAAACGGCTATTTGATTGAGCCAGGCAATATTGATATGCTAGTTGAAACGCTTGCTAAACTTTCAGCTAAACCTACCGAATGCAAGCGATTAGGTGAACAAGCACGACAAGATGTAATTGCAAACTATACTTGGAAACGTAACGCAGGCCGAGTTTTGGAAGCTTACTCATTACATAAGTAA